Proteins found in one Exiguobacterium sp. 9-2 genomic segment:
- the perR gene encoding peroxide-responsive transcriptional repressor PerR, which yields MLDDAVKSLRESGVRMTPQRHAILEYLTTGHTHPTADEIYRALEHRFPNMSVATVYNNLRVFREKGIVEEMNYGDASSRFDFVTTRHYHMICENCGKIVDFNYPVLDDVETVAAHLTGFKVDRHRLEVYGTCPDCQSNVQ from the coding sequence ATGCTGGATGACGCCGTGAAGTCGCTTCGGGAATCAGGCGTTCGAATGACACCACAACGTCACGCGATTTTAGAATATCTGACGACGGGACACACACATCCGACAGCGGATGAGATTTATCGTGCACTCGAACATCGATTTCCAAATATGAGTGTGGCGACTGTATACAATAACTTACGCGTTTTTCGAGAAAAGGGAATCGTTGAGGAAATGAACTACGGAGACGCTTCAAGTCGCTTCGATTTCGTTACGACACGCCATTACCACATGATCTGTGAGAACTGCGGAAAGATCGTTGATTTCAATTATCCTGTGCTCGATGATGTCGAAACGGTAGCGGCTCATTTAACAGGTTTCAAAGTCGATCGTCATCGACTAGAGGTGTATGGAACTTGCCCGGACTGTCAATCGAATGTCCAATAA
- a CDS encoding DUF2614 family zinc ribbon-containing protein has product MKKQRKNKINRARNLAMFLVFGGMLVMYGGLLLKQFEIIMVLLMLLGFVMVLASTALYFLIGLTSTKAAVVTCPNCGKETKVLGRVDLCMHCDEPLTMDPSLEGKEFDEKYNKHNKRAPR; this is encoded by the coding sequence TTGAAAAAACAACGTAAAAATAAAATAAACCGCGCGCGAAACTTAGCAATGTTTCTCGTATTCGGCGGTATGCTCGTCATGTACGGCGGTCTATTACTCAAACAATTCGAGATCATCATGGTCTTACTCATGCTTCTCGGTTTCGTTATGGTCCTCGCCAGTACGGCACTCTACTTCTTGATTGGTCTAACATCAACGAAGGCAGCTGTCGTTACTTGTCCGAACTGTGGAAAAGAAACAAAAGTCCTTGGTCGCGTCGACTTATGTATGCATTGTGACGAACCACTGACGATGGATCCTTCTCTCGAAGGAAAAGAATTTGACGAAAAGTACAATAAACACAATAAACGAGCTCCCCGCTAA
- a CDS encoding nucleotidyltransferase-like protein, translated as MEQATRTIYSEYAAYRETQGIIAVEKRQPRDSLTDQFDTLLVVITRDPEVEWTIKHYRLNTLKVSLHLVHEDVLSRWILLNANRRAIHWIAEGTIVFERNDYLVDLKRQLLDFPDEERHLQMTISFAKLLRRFQDGRNLFSRGHHYDAYTHVHHALHHLARLSVLEKGKHPETVVWEQARLDDPDVYKLYEQLLMSEETLDQRIHLALIGLEHLLQSKVLSGGRYLFEIMRERTDPWTMYELMEEERLQEVKVDLSSLIDFFMRKGLIRISYQTTKGAGVELVTYEPVV; from the coding sequence ATGGAACAAGCAACACGAACGATTTATTCGGAATACGCAGCTTATCGTGAAACTCAAGGAATCATTGCGGTCGAAAAACGACAACCACGGGATTCTCTGACAGATCAATTTGATACACTTCTTGTTGTCATCACAAGAGATCCGGAAGTCGAATGGACGATTAAACATTACCGATTGAATACGTTGAAAGTATCTTTACATCTTGTACACGAGGATGTGTTATCGCGTTGGATTTTATTGAACGCCAATCGACGAGCAATTCATTGGATTGCTGAAGGGACGATCGTATTCGAACGAAACGATTACTTAGTTGACTTAAAAAGACAACTACTCGATTTTCCTGATGAGGAACGACATTTACAGATGACGATTTCCTTTGCTAAATTGTTGCGTCGTTTCCAAGATGGAAGAAACTTGTTTAGTCGCGGACATCATTATGATGCCTATACACATGTCCATCATGCGTTGCATCACCTGGCACGGTTATCCGTCCTCGAAAAAGGAAAACATCCTGAAACGGTCGTTTGGGAACAGGCGCGACTCGATGACCCGGATGTCTATAAACTATACGAGCAATTATTGATGAGTGAAGAGACACTAGATCAACGTATTCATCTTGCTTTGATTGGGCTTGAGCACCTTTTGCAATCCAAGGTTTTATCGGGAGGACGCTATTTATTCGAAATTATGCGTGAACGGACGGATCCTTGGACGATGTATGAATTGATGGAAGAAGAACGATTGCAAGAAGTTAAAGTAGATTTGAGCAGCTTAATCGATTTCTTCATGCGAAAAGGTTTGATTCGTATCTCATATCAAACGACTAAAGGGGCGGGAGTCGAACTCGTGACGTATGAGCCGGTCGTATGA